Proteins from a genomic interval of Streptomyces fodineus:
- a CDS encoding transposase, whose amino-acid sequence MTTLLDARRYPARQLAALYYERWEAEAVFAELKTHQRGRPHRVEQQDPRRRLTADLGAPAGPPLAA is encoded by the coding sequence GTGACCACCCTGCTCGATGCCCGCCGTTATCCCGCCCGCCAACTGGCCGCGCTCTACTACGAACGCTGGGAGGCAGAAGCCGTCTTCGCTGAGCTGAAGACCCATCAACGGGGGCGCCCGCATCGTGTTGAGCAGCAAGACCCCCGACGGCGTCTTACAGCAGATCTGGGCGCACCTGCTGGTCCACCACTCGCTGCGTGA